The DNA segment GACACATCCCATTGCACTGATCGGGGGCGTTCGTAGTGACTGAGGGGGTCGAAGACCAAGAAGTGGGTTATTTATTAGCCAAGCATTCTTCTTACGGCTAGATCCAATCTCCTGGTCCCTGCGGAAAGGAAAAAGAATTTCACGTTCTTCCTTTCGGGAAGGGAGGATTAGGAAAATCCTATTGATTGCAGCTTTCTCCAGACCTCCGGGAAAAGCATGAAAAAAAAGGCTCGAATGGTACGATCCCTCCGTCACCCCAGAATGAAAGGGGCGATCTCGTAGTTCTTGGTCTGTGAAGATACGTTGTTAGGTGCTCCGTTTTATTTTCCCATTGAGGCCGAACCTAAACCTGTGCTCGAGAGATAGCTGTCCATATACTGATAAGGGATGTATGGATTCTCGAGAAGAGAGGAGCCGTGGTGGTCCCTCCCGGACCGCCTGGATCCCACGAGTGAATAGAAAGTTGGATCTACATTGGATCTCACCTGAATCGCCCCATCTATCCTCCTGAGTAGAAGTTTGGTTTCAAACCCCGGTTCGAACAGGAGAAGTACGCCATGCTAATGTGCCTTGGATGATCCACATCTCAGGGTCAGGCGCTGATGAGCACATTGAACTATCCATGTGGCTGAGAGCCCTCACAGCCCAGGCACAACGACGCAATTATCAGGGGCGCGCTCTACCACTGAGCTAATAGCCCGCCGTGCGGGCCTCCCGCTGGGGGCCCGCTATGCCAAAAGCGAGAGAAACCCCATCCCTCTCTTTCCTTTTTTACGCCCCCACGTCGCCACACGGGAGGGACATGGGGACGTAAAAAAGGGGATCCTATCAACTTGTTCCGACCTAGGATAATAAGCTCATGAGCTTAGTCTTACTTCACCGTCGAGAAACGAAAGAAGACTTCCATCTCCAAGTTTAACTCAGACGTAGCTCGCTTCTTTTTGGGTGTGAAGCAGTGTCAAACCAAAATACCCAACAAGCATTAGCTCTCCCTGAAAAGGAGGTGATCCAGCCGCACCTTCCAGTACGGCTACCTTGTTACGACTTCACTCCAGTCACTAGCCCTGCCTTCGGCATCCCCCCCCTTGCGGTTAAGGTAACGACTTCGGGCATGGCCAGCTCCCATAGTGTGACGGGCGGTGTGTACAAGGCCCGGGAACGAATTCACCGCCGTATGGCTGACCGGCGATTACTAGCGATTCCGGCTTCATGTAGGCGAGTTGCAGCCTACAATCCGAACTGAGGACGGGTTTTTGGAGTTAGCTCACCCTCGCGGGATCGCGACCCTTTGTCCCGGCCATTGTAGCACGTGTGTCGCCCAGGGCATAAGGGGCATGATGACTTGACGTCATCCTCACCTTCCTCCGGCTTATCACCGGCAGTCTGCTCAGGGTTCCAAACTCAACGGTGGCAACTAAACACGAGGGTTGCGCTCGTTGCGGGACTTAACCCAACACCTTACGGCACGAGCTGACGACAGCCATGCACCACCTGTGTCCGCGTTCCCGAAGGCACCCCTCTCTTTCAAGAGGATTCGCGGCATGTCAAGCCCTGGTAAGGTTCTTCGCTTTGCATCGAATTAAACCACATGCTCCACCGCTTGTGCGGGCCCCCGTCAATTCCTTTGAGTTTCATTCTTGCGAACGTACTCCCCAGGCGGGATACTTAACGCGTTAGCTACAGCACTGCACGGGTCGATACGCACAGCGCCTAGTATCCATCGTTTACGGCTAGGACTACTGGGGTATCTAATCCCATTTGCTCCCCTAGCTTTCGTCTCTCAGTGTCAGTGTCGGCCCAGCAGAGTGCTTTCGCCGTTGGTGTTCTTTCCGATCTCTACGCATTTCACCGCTCCACCGGAAATTCCCTCTGCCCCTACCGTACTCCAGCTTGGTAGTTTCCACCGCCTGTCCAGGGTTGAGCCCTGGGATTTGACGGCGGACTTAAAAAGCCACCTACAGACGCTTTACGCCCAATCATTCCGGATAACGCTTGCATCCTCTGTATTACCGCGGCTGCTGGCACAGAGTTAGCCGATGCTTATTCCCCAGATACCGTCATTGCTTCTTCTCCGGGAAAAGAAGTTCACGACCCGTAGGCCTTCTACCTCCACGCGGCATTGCTCCGTCAGGCTTTCGCCCATTGCGGAAAATTCCCCACTGCTGCCTCCCGTAGGAGTCTGGGCCGTGTCTCAGTCCCAGTGTGGCTGATCATCCTCTCGGACCAGCTACTGATCATCGCCTTGGTAAGCTATTGCCTCACCAACTAGCTAATCAGACGCGAGCCCCTCCTCGGGCGGATTCCTCCTTTTGCTCCTCAGCCTACGGGGTATTAGCAGCCGTTTCCAGCTGTTGTTCCCCTCCCAAGGGCAGGTTCTTACGCGTTACTCACCCGTCCGCCACTGGAAACACCACTTCCCGTCCGACTTGCATGTGTTAAGCATGCCGCCAGCGTTCATCCTGAGCCAGGATCGAACTCTCCATGAGATTCATAGTTGCATTACTTATAGCTTCCTTGTTCGTAGACAAAGCGGATTCGGAATTGTCTTTCATTCCAAGGCATAACTTGTATCCATGCGCTTCATATTCGCCTGGAGTTCGCTCCCAGAAATATAGCCATCCCTACCCCCTCACGTCAATCCCACGAGCCTCTTATCCATTCTCATTCGATCACGGCGGGGAAGCAAGTAAAAATAGAAAAACTCACATTGGGGTTAGGGATAATCAGGCTCGAACTGATGACTTCCACCACGTCAAGGTGACACTCTACCGCTGAGTTATATCCCTTCCCTTGCCTTGCCTTGCCCCCCATCGAGAAATAGAACTGACTAATCCTAAGGCAAAGGGTCGAGAAACTCAACGCCACTATTCTTGAACAACTTGGAGTCGGGCCTTCTTTTCGCACTATTACGGATACGAAAATAATGGGAAAAATTGGATTCAATTGTCAACTGTTCCTATCGGAATCGGAAATAGGATTGACTATGGATTCGAGCCATAGCACATGGTTTCAGAAAACCGTACGATTTTCCCGATCTAAATAAAGTAGGTTTTACATGAAGAAGATTTGGCTCAGCATGTTCTATTCTATACGGGTAGGGGAAGAGCCCGACTCGGTATTCTTAAAAAAAAAATAGAGAAATCAGAACCAAGTCAAGATGATACGGGTCAACTCCTTCTTCTTGCGCCAAAGATCTTGCCATTTCCGAAGAAACTGGAGTTACATCTCTTTTCCATTTCCATTCAAGAGTTCTTATGTGTTTCCACGCCCCTTCGAGACCCCGAAAAATGGACAACTTCCTTTTCTTAGGAACACATACAAGATTCGTCACTACAAAAAGGATAATGGTAACCCCACCATTAACTACTTCATTTATGAATTTCATAGTAATAGAAATACATGTCCTACCGAGACAGAATTTGTAACTTGCTATTCTCTTGCCTAGCAGGCAAAGATTTACCTTCGTGGAAAGGATAATTCATTCGGATCGACGTGAGAGTCCAACTACATTGCATTGCCAGAATCCATGTTGTATATTTGAAAGAGGTTGACCCCCTTGCTTCTCTCATGTTACAATCCTCTTCCCGCTGAGCCCCCCTTTCTCCTCAGTCCACAGAGACAAAATGTAGGACTGGTGCCAACAGTTCATCACGGAAGAAAGGACTCACTGAGCCGAGATCACTAACTAATACTAATCTAATACTAATGAAAATGCTAATATAATAGAAAAGAACTGTCTTTTCTGTATACTTTCCCCGGTTCCGTTGCTACCGCGGGCTTTACGCAATCGATCGGATCATATAGATATCCCTTCAACACAACATAGGTCATTGAAAGGATCTCGGAGACCCACCAAAGCACGAAAGCCAGGATCTTTCAGAAAATGGATTCCTATTCGAAGAGTGCATAACCGCATGGATAAGCTCACACTAACCCGTCAATTTGAGATACAATTCGGAATTTTCCTTGGGAGGTATCGGGAAGGAATTGGAATGTAATAATATCGATTTATATAGATACATTTATACAGATACAGAAAAAAAGGTTCTCTATTGATTCAAACGCTGTACCTACGGGATAGGGATAGAGAAAGAGGAAAAAACCAAAGATTTCACATATTACTTTTGATCGAAAAATCAATCTGATTTATTTCGTACCTTTCGCTCAATGATAAAATGGGTCAGATTCTACAGGATCAAACCTATGGGACTTAAGGAATGATGGAAGGGAATAAAAAAAGAAATAAAAAAAGAAAGGGAAAAATAATAAAAAAAATGAAGTAAATAAAAATGAAGTAGAAGAGCCCAGATTCCAAATGAATGAAAACGTGACTGAATTGGTCCTAGTTACTCTTCGGAACGGAGTGGAAGAAGGGAAGAGATTCTCGAACGAGGAAAAGGATCCAATGACTTCAAAAGAATTGAACGAGGAGCCGTATGAGGTGAAAATCTCATGTACGGTTCTGTAGAGTGGCAGTAAGGGTGACTTATCTGTCAACTTTTCCACTATCACCCCCAAAAAACCAAACTCTGCCTTACGTAAAGTTGCCAGAGTACGCTTAACCTCTGGATTTGAAATCACTGCTTATATACCTGGTATTGGCCATAATTTACAAGAACATTCTGTAGTCTTAGTAAGAGGGGGAAGGGTTAAGGATTTACCCGGTGTGAGATATCACATTGTTCGAGGAACCCTAGATGCTGTCGGAGTAAAGGATCGTCAACAAGGGCGTTCTAGTGCGTTGTAGATTCTTATCCAAGACTTGTATCATTTGATGATGCCATGTGAATCGCTAGAAACATGTAAAGTGTATGGCTAACCCAATAACGAAAGTTTCGTAAGGGAACCGGAGCAGGCTACCATGAGACAAAAGATCTTCTTTCTAAAGAGATTCTATTCGGAACTATTATATGTCCAAGGTCCAATATTGAAATAATTTCAGAGGTTTTCCTTGACTTTGTCCGTGTCAACAAACAATTCGAAATGCCTCGACTTTTTTAGAACAGGTCCGAGTCAAATAGCAATGATTCGAAGCACTTCTTTATTTTATACATTATACACTATTTCGGAAACCCAAGGACTCAATCGTATGGATATGTAAAATACAGGATTTCCAATCCTAGCAGGAAAAGGAGGGAAACGGATACTCAATTTAAAGTGAGTAAACAGAATTCCATACTCGATCTCATAGATACATATAGAATTCTGTGGAAAGCCGTATTCGATGAAAGTCGTATGTACGGCTTGGAGGGAGATCTTTCATATCTTTCGAGATCCACCCTACAATATGGGGTCAAAAAGCCAAAATAAATGATTTTAGCCCTTATAAAAAGAAAACTGATTCTTGAACCCCTTCACGCTCATGTCACGCCGAGGTACTGCAGAAGAAAAAACTGCAAAATCCGATCCAATTTATCGTAATCGATTAGTTAACATGTTGGTTAACCGTATTCTGAAACACGGAAAAAAATCATTGGCTTATCAAATTATCTATCGAGCCATGAAAAAGATTCAACAAAAGACAGAAACAAATCCACTATCTGTTTTACGTCAAGCAATACGTGGAGTAACTCCCGATATAGCAGTAAAAGCAAGACGTGTAGGCGGATCGACTCATCAAGTTCCCATTGAAATAGGATCCACACAAGGAAAAGCACTTGCCATTCGTTGGTTATTAGGGGCATCTCGAAAACGTCCAGGTCGAAATATGGTTTTCAAATTAAGTTCCGAATTAGTGGATGCTGCCAACGGGAGTGGCGATGCCATACGCAAAAAGGAAGAGACTCATAGAATGGCAGAGGCAAATAGAGCTTTTGCACATTTTCGTTAATCCATGAACAGGATCTATATAGACACATAGACCCATGGATCCATACATCTCGATCGGAAAAGAATCAATAGAAAAGAAAGAATCGGAATTGATCGATATATTTCTCGAAACAAACGAAAAGGAAACGAAAGACGAAACATAAATCGTGGATCAACTAAGCCCTCTCGGGGACTTGTTTAAGAATAAGAAAGAGGAATCTCATGTAAATACCATGGAATAGGGTTTGATCCTATTCATGGGGATTCCGTAAAAATTCCATTCCAAAAAGAGAAAGTTCGAAAGAATTGGGATTTTTTGGAGATTGGATGCAGTTACTAATTCATGATCTGGCATGTACAGAATGAAAACTTCATTCTCGATTCTACGAGAATTTTTATGAAAGCCTTTCATTTGCTTCTCTTCGATGGAAGTTTTATTTTCCCAGAATGTATCCTAATTTTTGGCCTAATTCTTCTTCTGATGATCGATTCAACCTCTGATCAAAAAGATATACCTTGGTTATATTTCATCTCTTCAACAAGTTTAGTAATGAGCATAACGGCCCTATTGTTCCGATGGAGAGAAGAACCTACGATTAGCTTTTCGGGAAATTTCCAAACGAACAATTTCAACGAAATCTTTCAATTTCTTATTTTACTATGTTCAACTCTATGTATTCCTCTATCCGTAGAGTACATTGAATGTACAGAAATGGCTATAACAGAGTTTCTGTTATTCGTATTAACAGCTACTCTAGGAGGAA comes from the Malus domestica cultivar Red Delicious-ww chloroplast, complete genome genome and includes:
- the rps12 gene encoding ribosomal protein S12 encodes the protein MPTIKQLIRNTRQPIRNVTKSPALGGCPQRRGTCTRVYTITPKKPNSALRKVARVRLTSGFEITAYIPGIGHNLQEHSVVLVRGGRVKDLPGVRYHIVRGTLDAVGVKDRQQGRSKYGVKKPK
- the rps7 gene encoding ribosomal protein S7, with protein sequence MSRRGTAEEKTAKSDPIYRNRLVNMLVNRILKHGKKSLAYQIIYRAMKKIQQKTETNPLSVLRQAIRGVTPDIAVKARRVGGSTHQVPIEIGSTQGKALAIRWLLGASRKRPGRNMVFKLSSELVDAANGSGDAIRKKEETHRMAEANRAFAHFR